The proteins below are encoded in one region of Silene latifolia isolate original U9 population unplaced genomic scaffold, ASM4854445v1 scaffold_139, whole genome shotgun sequence:
- the LOC141637719 gene encoding uncharacterized protein LOC141637719: protein MGTGVLGFEFMKEMYKEDPDFSRSGSHSLKGIGFQGTNTCCKMGFYSKETSSVFQGVPRGPPNREVHSGGLGGHFGVQKTLDILQEQFYWPKMMGDVQNVLRRC, encoded by the coding sequence ATGGGAACCGGGGTCCTtggttttgagttcatgaaagagatgtacaaggaagacccCGACTTCTCGAGGAGTGGGTCACACAGTTTGAAGGGCATAGGGTTCCAGGGAACAAATACTTGCTGCAAGATGGGTTTCTATTCCAAGGAaacaagctctgtgttccaagGGGTTCCTCGGGGACCTCCTAATCGGGAAGTCCATTCGGGAGGCTTAGGAGGGCATTTTGGTGTTCAAAAGACACTAGACATACTACAAGAACAGTTCTATTGGCCAAAAATGATGGGGGATGTCCAAAATGTTCTCAGGAGATGTTGA